The following are encoded together in the Equus quagga isolate Etosha38 chromosome 1, UCLA_HA_Equagga_1.0, whole genome shotgun sequence genome:
- the LRRC26 gene encoding leucine-rich repeat-containing protein 26: MRNPSFLSWPPPPLLLLLLSPWPVWAQASAAAAPSGARGDLACPEACACAPGGQANCSRRELPAVPGGLNWSVLALLLDHNRVRALPPGAFVGAGALLRLDLRENGLRWMHARAFWGLGALQHLDLSANQLEALAPGTFARLRALRALSLAGNRLARLEPAALGALPLLHELSLQDNQLSALPPGLLTCLPALNALRLRGNPWACGCALRPLCIWLRRHPRPAPETETLLCVSPGNLVLSPLTAFPDAAFNHCAQSLAPRDLAVVYALGPVSFLASLAACLALGTMITACRTRRRRLAAARRPPRRPPDPGPCSASLADTGSPAAAAQA, from the exons ATGCGGAACCCCTCTTTTCTCTCGTGGCCGCCGCCACCACTGTTGCTGCTGCTACTGTCTCCGTGGCCAGTCTGGGCCCAGGCGTCGGCTGCGGCCGCCCCCTCGGGAGCCCGGGGAGACTTGGCCTGCCCCGAGGCGTGCGCGTGCGCGCCAGGCGGTCAGGCCAACTGCTCCCGGCGCGAGCTGCCCGCCGTACCAGGGGGCCTGAACTGGAGCGTGCTCGCGCTGCTGCTGGACCACAACCGCGTGCGCGCGTTGCCGCCCGGTGCCTTCGTGGGCGCTGGGGCACTGCTACGCCTGGACCTGCGCGAGAATGGGCTGCGCTGGATGCACGCGCGGGCCTTCTGGGGCCTGGGCGCGCTGCAGCACCTCGACCTCAGCGCCAACCAGCTGGAAGCGCTAGCCCCCGGTACCTTCGCGCGGCTGCGCGCTCTGCGCGCCCTCTCGCTGGCCGGCAATCGGCTAGCGCGCCTGGAACCTGCGGCCCTGGGCGCACTCCCGCTGCTGCACGAGCTCAGCCTGCAAGATAACCAGCTGTCTGCGCTCCCTCCCGGCCTGCTGACCTGCCTGCCCGCTCTCAATGCGCTGCGCCTCCGTGGCAACCCCTGGGCCTGCGGCTGCGCTCTGCGCCCGCTCTGCATCTGGCTGCGCAGGCACCCACGGCCCGCGCCAG AGACCGAGACGCTGCTCTGCGTGTCGCCGGGGAACCTGGTGCTCAGTCCCTTGACCGCCTTCCCCGACGCCGCCTTCAACCACTGCGCGCAGTCACTCGCCCCGCGGGACCTGGCCGTGGTCTACGCACTCGGGCCCGTGTCCTTCCTTGCCAGCCTGGCCGCCTGCCTGGCGCTGGGCACCATGATCACCGCCTGCCGCacgcgccgccgccgcctcgccgccgcccgccgcccacCGAGGAGACCGCCGGATCCCGGGCCCTGCTCGGCCTCGCTCGCAGACACTGGgagccccgccgccgccgcccaaGCCTGA
- the TMEM210 gene encoding transmembrane protein 210 yields MAPCPQPDSCLVGSPLCVICVSLLLIPAAAGTYCECSLGLSREALIALLVVLAGVSASCFCALVIVAVGVLRAKGETCPGHMDSRLVGHFGVQEDHMDLHTVHVESHLVDPDLEVSMMPALEDHGLMAIPMDSRVPSVTLEEPPCPPPLHE; encoded by the exons ATGGCCCCCTGTCCCCAGCCTGACTCCTGCCTGGTCGGCAGCCCCCTCTGCGTGATATGTGTGTCCCTTTTGCTCATCCCAGCTGCAG CTGGAACCTACTGCGAGTGCAGCCTTGGCCTCAGTCGCGAGGCCCTGATCGCCCTGCTCGTGGTCCTGGCGGGTGTCAGCGCCAGCTGCTTCTGTGCTCTCGTCATCGTGGCAGTTGGCGTCCTGCGAGCCAAGGG TGAAACATGCCCTGGACACATGGACAGCAG GTTGGTGGGGCACTTTGGGGTCCAGGAAGATCACATGGACTTGCACACGGTGCATGTGGAGTCCCACCTCGTGGACCCTGACCTGGAGGTCTCCATGATGCCGGCCCTGGAGGATCACGGTCTCATGGCCATCCCCATGGACTCGAGAGTCCCATCCGTGACTCTGGAGGAGCCACCCTGCCCACCACCACTACATGAGTAG